In the genome of Marinobacter sp. ANT_B65, one region contains:
- the moaB gene encoding molybdenum cofactor biosynthesis protein B — MSSERTSELKPLNIAILTISDSRGEDEDSSGQFLEDSVVEAGHRLISRRILPDDVYLVRAAMSCWIAEPDVHVVIITGGTGFHERDSTPEAVAPLLDKTIEGFGEEFRRISASEIGTSTIQSRAFGGLANHTAIFCLPGSTGACRTGWNGILNTQLDSRHGPCNFSALVSRKPERAVERLQQVIGKRATR, encoded by the coding sequence ATGAGTAGTGAACGTACCAGCGAGCTTAAGCCCCTCAACATCGCGATTCTTACCATATCCGACAGCCGTGGAGAGGATGAAGACTCCTCCGGCCAGTTTCTTGAAGACAGTGTTGTAGAGGCCGGGCACCGGCTGATTTCGCGGCGCATCCTGCCGGACGACGTTTATCTCGTTCGTGCGGCGATGTCATGCTGGATTGCGGAACCGGATGTCCATGTGGTTATCATAACTGGAGGCACAGGCTTTCATGAGCGCGACAGCACGCCGGAAGCTGTTGCGCCACTATTGGACAAGACCATCGAAGGCTTCGGGGAAGAATTTCGACGTATTTCCGCTTCAGAGATCGGCACGTCTACTATCCAGTCCAGAGCCTTTGGCGGCCTTGCCAACCATACTGCAATTTTCTGCCTGCCAGGCTCCACCGGAGCATGCCGGACGGGCTGGAACGGCATATTGAACACCCAACTCGACAGCCGCCACGGCCCCTGCAACTTTTCAGCTCTGGTCAGCCGGAAGCCGGAACGTGCTGTTGAACGCCTTCAGCAGGTTATCGGCAAACGCGCTACCCGCTAA
- a CDS encoding heme biosynthesis HemY N-terminal domain-containing protein, whose protein sequence is MIRLLLIVLFALLIGTGLSLGLQYDLGYIRISLGNYLIETNFWVGLALLIVVITLIVLSIGLLRRMRQGTGLVASWVSRGKGRRARRRTTQGLLALAEGNWPRARKMLTSAASNADTPLINYLAAAQAAFECGDHEAVDEMLRKAFESTPGSDMAVGITQAQLQLAGNRLEQALATLVRLRKQSPHHPFVLKLLKTTYLRLEDWRELSKLLPELRKRSVLPESELGELERQVWHNLLERAAEDCRRQQKDTPDASLEPLTRLWDELPGFLRRDEKTIADYARLLADLGEEGQTETLLRKVLHNHWSDDLVNLYGRIEGNKPDEQLLAAEQWLKDRPNNAELLLALGRLSLRNELWGKAREYFETSLRLRRSREALAELSRLSAHMGDEEVSVKLVMQGLAKDNGLPELPMPKA, encoded by the coding sequence ATGATTCGCCTGCTTCTGATCGTTCTGTTTGCCCTGCTAATCGGCACCGGGCTTTCGCTCGGCCTGCAGTATGACCTGGGTTACATCCGTATCAGCCTGGGCAACTACCTGATAGAAACCAACTTCTGGGTAGGTCTTGCGCTGCTCATTGTTGTGATCACTCTGATTGTACTGTCCATAGGCCTTTTACGCCGCATGCGACAAGGCACCGGACTGGTAGCCAGCTGGGTTTCCCGCGGTAAAGGGCGGCGTGCGCGTCGCCGGACCACTCAGGGCCTGCTGGCACTGGCAGAAGGCAACTGGCCGAGGGCACGCAAGATGCTGACATCGGCTGCCAGCAATGCAGACACACCACTTATCAACTATCTGGCTGCGGCACAGGCAGCCTTCGAATGCGGCGACCACGAAGCCGTTGACGAGATGCTGCGCAAGGCATTTGAAAGCACCCCTGGCTCAGATATGGCAGTGGGCATTACCCAGGCTCAGCTTCAGCTTGCCGGCAATCGCCTGGAGCAGGCTCTGGCAACATTGGTACGTCTGCGCAAGCAGTCTCCGCACCACCCTTTTGTTCTCAAGCTGCTAAAAACCACTTACCTTCGCCTGGAAGACTGGCGCGAACTATCAAAATTACTGCCAGAACTGCGCAAGCGTAGCGTGCTTCCGGAATCCGAGCTGGGTGAACTGGAGCGTCAGGTATGGCACAACCTGCTCGAACGGGCCGCCGAGGACTGTAGGCGGCAGCAAAAAGACACTCCGGATGCTTCTCTGGAGCCACTCACCCGCTTGTGGGATGAACTGCCAGGCTTTCTGCGCCGTGATGAGAAGACCATCGCAGACTATGCGCGCCTGCTGGCGGATCTTGGTGAAGAAGGGCAAACCGAGACCCTGCTGCGCAAGGTTCTGCACAATCACTGGAGCGACGATCTGGTCAATCTCTATGGCCGGATAGAGGGGAACAAACCGGACGAACAGCTACTTGCCGCCGAGCAGTGGCTGAAAGACCGTCCGAACAACGCCGAACTACTACTGGCCCTGGGCCGGCTGAGCTTACGCAATGAACTCTGGGGTAAAGCCCGGGAGTATTTCGAGACCAGCCTCAGATTACGCCGCAGCCGTGAAGCTCTCGCAGAGCTAAGCCGCCTGAGCGCACACATGGGCGATGAAGAGGTAAGCGTTAAGCTGGTGATGCAAGGCCTGGCAAAAGATAACGGGCTTCCCGAGTTACCGATGCCCAAGGCCTGA
- the mobA gene encoding molybdenum cofactor guanylyltransferase MobA, with product MNDAAPKQEGSQKACALLLAGGKGTRMNGRDKGLMHWHERPMAYWVARALRAVVTPVLISANRSLNEYRMLGDVLEDPFGYKAQGPLAGLLAGMTEAEKRGFDAVLVCPCDTPGVQPEVFQRLLAAWREQPGRPVIARCDGRDHPLHGVYPVRLAGLLEAQLRDDNRRVMVFANAAGAKALDCPGAEAVFKNRNRPEDLMS from the coding sequence ATGAACGACGCAGCTCCAAAACAGGAAGGTTCGCAAAAAGCATGTGCCCTGCTGCTCGCTGGCGGAAAGGGAACCCGCATGAATGGCAGAGACAAAGGCCTCATGCACTGGCATGAACGCCCAATGGCGTACTGGGTAGCCAGGGCCCTGAGGGCCGTTGTCACCCCTGTACTTATAAGCGCTAACCGCTCTCTGAACGAATACCGAATGCTCGGCGATGTACTGGAAGACCCCTTCGGTTACAAAGCCCAGGGCCCTCTTGCAGGTTTGCTGGCGGGCATGACAGAAGCAGAAAAGCGCGGTTTTGACGCAGTGCTCGTCTGCCCCTGCGATACTCCCGGGGTGCAGCCGGAAGTATTCCAGAGACTTCTTGCCGCCTGGCGGGAACAGCCGGGCAGGCCCGTGATCGCCCGGTGCGATGGCAGGGATCATCCCTTGCATGGCGTATACCCGGTCAGACTTGCGGGGCTTTTGGAGGCTCAGTTACGGGATGACAATCGCAGGGTAATGGTATTTGCAAACGCTGCTGGCGCAAAAGCACTGGATTGCCCTGGTGCTGAAGCGGTTTTCAAAAACAGAAACCGACCAGAAGACCTGATGAGCTAA
- the ubiD gene encoding 4-hydroxy-3-polyprenylbenzoate decarboxylase gives MKYNDLRDFIDQLEKLGELKRIPVEVDPHLEMTEICDRTLRAGGPALLFENPKGYDMPVLANLFGTTRRVALGMGQESVTALRDIGKLLAYLKEPDPPKGFRDAIEKLPLLRQVMRMSPKVLRSAPCQEVVIEKDKVDLYQIPVQHCWPGDAGPLVTWPLVITRGPHKERQNLGIYRQQVIGRNRLIMRWLSHRGGALDFQEFQKANPGKPYPVAVALGADPATILGAVTPVPDSLSEYAFAGLLRGSRTELVQCGLSDLQVPASAEIVLEGFIYPDDRAPEGPFGDHTGYYNEVDEFPVFTVERITHRKNPIYHSTYTGRPPDEPAILGVALNEVFIPILQKQFPEIVDFYLPPEGCSYRLAVVTMKKQYPGHAKRVMMGVWSFLRQFMYTKFVIVTDDDVNARNWEDVIWAITTRMDPARDTLLVENTPIDYLDFASPVSGLGSKMGMDATNKWPGETDREWGEPIAMSDAVKQRVDELWDSLGIETSPARPD, from the coding sequence ATGAAATACAACGATCTGCGGGATTTCATTGATCAGTTGGAGAAACTGGGCGAGCTGAAGCGCATCCCGGTTGAAGTAGATCCCCATCTGGAAATGACCGAAATCTGTGACCGCACACTGCGGGCAGGCGGTCCTGCATTGTTGTTTGAAAACCCCAAGGGCTACGACATGCCCGTGCTTGCCAACCTCTTTGGCACCACGAGAAGAGTGGCTCTGGGTATGGGGCAAGAGAGTGTTACCGCGCTTCGGGACATTGGCAAATTGCTGGCCTATCTGAAGGAGCCGGATCCCCCCAAGGGCTTCAGGGACGCGATCGAAAAACTGCCATTGCTTCGGCAGGTAATGCGTATGAGCCCGAAAGTGCTCAGGTCTGCGCCCTGCCAGGAAGTTGTCATCGAAAAAGACAAGGTCGATCTTTACCAGATTCCGGTGCAGCACTGCTGGCCCGGGGATGCCGGGCCTTTGGTGACCTGGCCCCTGGTGATTACCCGTGGACCCCACAAAGAGCGTCAGAATCTCGGGATATACCGGCAACAGGTTATCGGCCGTAACCGTCTGATCATGCGCTGGTTGAGCCATCGCGGCGGTGCGCTGGATTTTCAGGAGTTTCAAAAGGCCAATCCGGGCAAGCCTTATCCGGTCGCTGTGGCTCTGGGTGCAGATCCGGCCACAATTCTTGGTGCCGTAACGCCAGTGCCCGATTCGCTGTCCGAGTATGCATTTGCGGGCCTGCTCCGGGGCAGTCGTACCGAGCTGGTGCAGTGTGGCCTCAGTGACCTGCAGGTGCCTGCCAGCGCGGAAATTGTACTTGAAGGCTTTATCTATCCCGACGACAGGGCGCCTGAAGGTCCGTTTGGGGATCACACAGGTTACTACAACGAAGTGGATGAATTCCCCGTCTTCACTGTCGAGCGTATTACCCACCGGAAAAACCCGATTTATCACAGCACCTATACCGGCAGGCCGCCCGATGAGCCAGCTATTCTGGGCGTGGCGCTGAATGAAGTATTTATTCCGATTCTGCAGAAGCAATTTCCAGAGATTGTGGATTTCTATTTGCCCCCGGAAGGCTGCTCTTACCGTCTTGCAGTTGTGACTATGAAAAAGCAGTATCCCGGCCATGCCAAGCGGGTGATGATGGGCGTATGGTCTTTTCTGCGCCAGTTCATGTACACCAAGTTTGTTATTGTCACTGATGACGATGTGAATGCCCGGAACTGGGAAGATGTAATCTGGGCCATCACGACGCGGATGGACCCCGCCCGAGATACTTTGCTGGTCGAGAACACGCCCATTGATTATCTGGATTTCGCCTCGCCAGTGTCGGGGCTGGGCTCCAAAATGGGAATGGATGCCACCAATAAATGGCCGGGCGAAACCGATCGGGAATGGGGCGAACCTATTGCCATGTCCGACGCGGTCAAACAGCGCGTAGACGAACTCTGGGACAGCCTGGGTATTGAAACTTCTCCGGCCCGCCCCGATTGA
- the rho gene encoding transcription termination factor Rho, giving the protein MNLTELKQNSMPELLEIAQEMGLENLARSRKQDVIFTILKKHAKSGEDIYGDGVLEILQDGFGFLRSADASYLAGPDDIYVSPSQIRRFNLRTGDTVAGKIRPPKDGERYFALLKVSEINFDKPDNARNKILFENLTPLFPDERMQLEAGNGSTEDLSSRVLDLVAPIGKGQRGLIVSPPKAGKTLLMQSIAQSITRNYPECHVMVLLIDERPEEVTEMQRTVRGEVIASTFDEPPARHVQVAEMVIEKAKRLVEHKKDVIILLDSITRLARAYNTVIPSSGKVLTGGVDAHALEKPKRFFGAARNVEEGGSLTILATALVNTGSKMDEVIYEEFKGTGNMEIHLDRKIAEKRVYPAINIRSSGTRREDLLMSEADIQRVWILRKLLHSMDDDTAAIEFLLDKLKDTKTNDEFFQSMKRR; this is encoded by the coding sequence ATGAACCTTACCGAACTCAAGCAGAACTCCATGCCCGAATTGCTCGAAATTGCGCAAGAGATGGGCCTCGAAAACCTGGCGCGCTCGCGTAAACAGGATGTTATCTTCACCATATTGAAGAAGCATGCGAAAAGCGGCGAAGACATTTATGGCGATGGCGTACTGGAAATTCTGCAGGACGGTTTCGGCTTCCTCCGCTCTGCCGACGCCTCATACCTGGCCGGGCCAGACGATATTTACGTCTCCCCCAGCCAGATCCGCCGCTTTAATCTTCGCACCGGCGATACCGTTGCCGGCAAAATTCGCCCACCGAAAGACGGTGAGCGTTATTTTGCATTGTTGAAAGTTTCTGAAATCAACTTCGACAAGCCAGACAATGCCCGTAACAAGATCCTGTTTGAAAATCTGACGCCACTGTTTCCTGACGAGCGCATGCAACTGGAAGCTGGTAACGGAAGCACCGAGGATCTTTCGTCGCGGGTACTGGACCTTGTTGCTCCAATCGGAAAAGGCCAGCGCGGACTGATTGTCTCGCCACCCAAGGCTGGTAAGACCCTGCTGATGCAGAGTATTGCCCAGTCGATCACGCGCAACTATCCAGAGTGCCATGTCATGGTGCTTCTGATTGATGAGCGTCCGGAAGAAGTTACCGAAATGCAGCGCACTGTGCGCGGCGAAGTGATTGCGTCAACCTTCGATGAGCCACCTGCGCGTCATGTTCAGGTAGCGGAAATGGTTATCGAGAAAGCCAAGCGTCTGGTTGAGCACAAGAAAGATGTGATCATCCTGCTGGACTCCATCACCCGTCTGGCTCGTGCCTATAACACGGTAATTCCTTCCTCTGGCAAGGTTTTGACCGGTGGTGTTGACGCCCACGCTCTCGAGAAACCCAAGCGTTTCTTCGGTGCAGCCCGTAACGTTGAAGAAGGCGGCAGTCTCACAATTCTTGCAACAGCTCTGGTGAACACTGGATCCAAGATGGACGAAGTGATCTACGAGGAGTTCAAGGGCACAGGTAACATGGAAATTCATCTGGATCGCAAGATCGCAGAGAAACGTGTTTATCCGGCAATCAATATCCGTAGCTCCGGCACGCGTCGTGAAGACCTTCTGATGAGCGAAGCGGATATCCAGCGAGTGTGGATTCTGCGTAAATTGCTGCACTCCATGGACGACGATACCGCAGCTATCGAATTCTTGCTGGACAAGCTGAAAGACACCAAGACCAACGACGAGTTCTTCCAGTCGATGAAGCGTCGCTAA
- a CDS encoding uroporphyrinogen-III C-methyltransferase: MTETTKQLPAPIAKEQPSRPKVWPVWVISIIALISVAVLALWNWQQWNSQQATLQTLNNLQQNTSQLESLYGSSGNQQSQRLQSLEDKLSSQRELIATQQRQIDHNARELLEAGNRTRTDWLLAEAEYLLRIANQRLMIEKDIRGALSALEAADEVLTESDDIGVYPVRQQLAREILTLKGISSVDRTGLYLTLEAAIDSVHQLTDQALISEQAPGFLSSSQAEDNPEAGGEPGMLVKAWQKFKSTLMQVVVVRRLDESVKPLLSPDQSAYARLNMQLMLEEAEMAVLRGNQPLYERSLAKAKAAVSDWYDASNPRVSALSNTLEELSTRNVAPDLPDISKSLDLLKQRLAGRLNKGDEKDQADNGGDDS, translated from the coding sequence GTGACTGAGACAACGAAACAATTACCAGCCCCGATAGCTAAAGAGCAACCCTCACGCCCAAAAGTCTGGCCGGTCTGGGTTATCTCCATAATTGCACTGATCAGTGTTGCCGTGTTGGCCCTCTGGAACTGGCAGCAGTGGAACAGTCAGCAGGCCACACTGCAGACACTGAACAACCTGCAGCAAAATACCTCGCAGCTTGAAAGTCTTTATGGCTCCAGTGGTAACCAGCAAAGCCAGCGCCTGCAATCCCTGGAAGACAAGCTGAGCTCTCAGCGGGAGTTGATCGCTACCCAACAGCGACAGATTGACCACAATGCCCGCGAACTGCTCGAAGCCGGGAACCGCACCCGCACGGACTGGCTACTCGCAGAAGCCGAGTATCTCCTGCGCATTGCCAACCAGCGGCTGATGATCGAAAAAGACATTCGCGGAGCCCTTTCCGCACTCGAAGCAGCAGACGAAGTACTGACAGAATCTGACGACATTGGTGTATACCCGGTACGCCAGCAACTTGCCCGGGAAATCCTGACACTCAAAGGTATCTCCAGTGTTGACAGGACAGGGCTTTACCTGACCCTTGAAGCGGCTATAGACAGCGTTCACCAACTGACTGATCAGGCGCTTATCAGCGAACAGGCGCCGGGGTTCCTCTCCAGCTCACAGGCAGAAGACAACCCTGAAGCAGGCGGAGAGCCCGGCATGCTGGTCAAAGCCTGGCAGAAATTCAAATCTACGCTGATGCAGGTTGTAGTGGTTCGCCGTCTGGATGAATCGGTCAAGCCGCTGCTGTCACCGGACCAGAGCGCCTACGCCCGCCTGAATATGCAACTGATGCTCGAAGAAGCAGAGATGGCTGTTCTGAGGGGTAACCAGCCATTGTATGAACGCTCGCTGGCCAAGGCTAAAGCGGCTGTCAGTGACTGGTACGACGCAAGCAACCCACGGGTAAGCGCGCTGAGCAATACACTTGAAGAGCTGTCGACACGTAACGTTGCACCCGATCTTCCTGACATCAGCAAATCCCTGGACCTGCTCAAGCAACGACTTGCAGGCCGGCTCAACAAGGGCGATGAAAAAGACCAGGCAGATAACGGAGGCGATGATTCATGA
- a CDS encoding FAD-binding oxidoreductase translates to MDNRQLPSWQVGIEPSGIRYTAGAAADLLSAAASVGIAVPFACKNGVCELCEARLLSGSALNTRNQQTIPIGARLMMCRTAALDHLELEISAVMAAGKNPPRKFQANVVDVRAISHDVYRVELQLPRRRELSFHAGQYLAVNLPDAEPCYFSIASSPSEPHIELHIQASPDWVSAQKVIDALTSGETVNIELPYGKACLACMPEKPLLLIAAGTGFAQMKSLVDYLRGTSCSQTVKLFWGVRRQEDMYLRSMASQWEQDWPEFTFQPVVGDDEDNDWSGHHDQLVRAVLDSGADWNNVEVHVSGSPAMVYTLMDALLEAGLPADRFFSDVLEYAPRN, encoded by the coding sequence ATGGACAACCGGCAGTTGCCGAGCTGGCAAGTAGGCATTGAGCCTTCCGGGATTCGCTATACAGCAGGCGCTGCCGCAGATTTGCTGAGTGCTGCAGCCAGTGTAGGTATTGCCGTTCCCTTTGCGTGCAAAAACGGTGTATGCGAACTATGCGAGGCCCGATTGCTCAGCGGCTCCGCTTTGAATACCCGAAACCAACAGACGATCCCCATCGGAGCGCGGCTGATGATGTGCAGAACAGCCGCGCTCGACCATCTTGAACTGGAGATAAGTGCCGTTATGGCAGCAGGAAAGAACCCGCCCCGAAAGTTTCAGGCAAATGTCGTGGATGTGCGTGCTATCAGCCACGATGTGTATCGGGTAGAGCTTCAGCTGCCGCGGAGGCGTGAACTGTCTTTTCATGCGGGCCAGTATCTGGCGGTCAACCTGCCGGATGCTGAACCCTGCTATTTTTCGATCGCCAGCAGCCCGTCTGAGCCGCATATTGAGCTGCATATTCAGGCGTCTCCGGATTGGGTGTCTGCGCAGAAGGTGATTGACGCTCTGACTTCCGGAGAAACCGTCAATATCGAGTTACCCTATGGCAAGGCCTGTCTTGCCTGTATGCCGGAGAAGCCTTTGCTGCTGATTGCGGCGGGTACCGGTTTTGCGCAGATGAAAAGTCTGGTGGATTACCTGCGCGGAACATCCTGTTCCCAGACGGTAAAGCTGTTCTGGGGGGTTCGCCGGCAAGAGGATATGTACCTCCGGTCCATGGCCAGCCAGTGGGAGCAGGACTGGCCAGAGTTTACCTTCCAGCCGGTAGTCGGTGATGACGAGGACAATGACTGGAGCGGACATCATGATCAGCTCGTACGTGCGGTGCTGGATTCCGGCGCCGACTGGAATAACGTAGAAGTACACGTAAGTGGCTCACCTGCGATGGTTTACACGCTAATGGATGCCCTGCTTGAAGCCGGGTTGCCAGCTGACAGATTCTTTTCCGACGTGCTGGAATACGCACCCCGGAACTAA
- the moaD gene encoding molybdopterin converting factor subunit 1, with protein sequence MTDQTLTVRFFARLREELGTEQLQLPAEKNQTAGDLLASLASRGGPWAQLQGSQPVMIAINQAMAKPGTSVKAGDEVAFFPPVTGG encoded by the coding sequence ATGACCGACCAGACCCTGACCGTCCGTTTTTTTGCCCGTCTCCGGGAAGAGCTGGGCACAGAACAACTGCAGCTACCGGCAGAAAAGAACCAGACCGCTGGCGACCTGCTTGCCTCTCTGGCCAGTCGCGGTGGCCCATGGGCCCAGTTGCAGGGTAGCCAGCCGGTAATGATTGCAATCAATCAGGCCATGGCAAAACCCGGAACATCCGTGAAAGCCGGGGATGAAGTGGCGTTTTTCCCGCCGGTAACCGGAGGTTAG
- a CDS encoding molybdenum cofactor biosynthesis protein MoaE, translated as MISIQTEDFDSGAEYAALRDSGTGTGAIATFTGLVRDNGDMQGVSGLFLEHYSGMTEQVISGLVEEASRRWDVRKARVIHRIGKLLLQDQIVFVGVCSGHRRDAFAACEFIMDALKTSAPFWKKELSDSGEHWVEQKASDIIRGEAWQK; from the coding sequence ATGATCAGTATCCAGACAGAGGATTTTGATTCGGGTGCCGAGTACGCCGCCCTGCGAGACAGTGGCACGGGTACAGGCGCTATTGCTACATTTACCGGGCTGGTACGCGACAACGGTGACATGCAGGGCGTATCGGGATTGTTTCTGGAGCATTATTCGGGAATGACGGAACAGGTCATTTCGGGGCTTGTAGAGGAGGCTTCGCGGCGCTGGGATGTTCGCAAAGCGCGGGTCATTCACCGGATTGGCAAGTTATTGCTACAGGACCAGATTGTTTTTGTGGGGGTTTGCAGCGGTCACCGTAGGGATGCGTTTGCAGCCTGCGAATTCATCATGGATGCTTTGAAGACGTCTGCGCCGTTCTGGAAGAAGGAGCTTTCTGATAGCGGAGAGCATTGGGTAGAGCAGAAGGCTTCGGATATTATTCGGGGAGAGGCCTGGCAGAAGTAG
- a CDS encoding uroporphyrinogen-III synthase, which produces MATPPSDPASLAGRRILICRPEPEASRLARQFQAAGAETLVLPMIEREPLPETPERRATILGLDEFSHVIAVSPYAARLLLEALDTWWPQLPIGLNWYGVGAGTAKTLAEHGLKPRRPDEGWTSEALLKLPSLARLDNERVLVARGEQGRELIRKTLEARGARVTMMPLYRRYCPDYTTAQVHSALIQSTPDAVIALSGETLNNLIALSANCSHNLYDSPVIVPARRIADQARAAGFNAPCIPGSLADNDIVAAVAEQLAGREGGSGKAK; this is translated from the coding sequence ATGGCCACACCCCCCTCTGACCCTGCCTCCCTGGCTGGCCGGCGCATTCTGATTTGCCGGCCAGAACCGGAAGCGTCACGTCTGGCCCGGCAGTTTCAGGCTGCCGGCGCCGAAACGCTGGTTCTCCCAATGATAGAACGGGAACCGCTGCCAGAGACTCCGGAAAGGCGCGCCACCATTCTGGGCCTCGATGAGTTCTCCCATGTTATTGCTGTCAGCCCCTATGCAGCTCGTCTTTTACTGGAAGCGCTAGACACCTGGTGGCCTCAGCTCCCCATCGGTCTGAACTGGTATGGCGTCGGGGCAGGCACTGCAAAAACCCTTGCAGAACATGGACTGAAACCGCGCAGGCCAGATGAAGGCTGGACAAGTGAAGCCTTGCTGAAACTGCCATCTCTGGCACGCCTGGATAACGAGCGGGTATTGGTGGCACGGGGAGAGCAAGGGCGGGAACTGATACGGAAAACACTGGAAGCACGCGGCGCACGAGTAACCATGATGCCTCTGTACCGCAGGTACTGCCCTGACTACACAACAGCACAGGTTCACAGTGCCCTGATTCAGTCCACGCCGGATGCTGTTATTGCCCTCTCCGGAGAAACCCTGAACAATCTCATCGCACTATCCGCGAATTGCAGCCATAATCTATATGATAGTCCCGTTATTGTGCCTGCCCGGCGTATCGCTGATCAGGCTCGTGCGGCGGGATTCAACGCTCCGTGTATACCAGGAAGCCTTGCCGACAATGACATCGTGGCCGCCGTCGCAGAACAACTGGCCGGCCGGGAAGGTGGCTCCGGAAAAGCCAAGTAA
- the trxA gene encoding thioredoxin TrxA produces MSGNIVNVTDASFDQDVLQSDVPVLVDYWAEWCGPCKMIAPVLEEIADEYDGKLKVCKLNIDENEQTPPKFNIRGIPTLMLFKNGNVDATKVGALSKSQLAAFLDSNL; encoded by the coding sequence ATGAGTGGAAATATCGTAAATGTAACGGATGCATCTTTTGATCAGGACGTGCTTCAGTCTGACGTTCCCGTACTGGTGGATTACTGGGCAGAGTGGTGTGGTCCCTGCAAAATGATTGCACCTGTACTGGAAGAAATTGCTGACGAATACGATGGCAAGCTGAAAGTCTGCAAACTTAACATCGACGAAAATGAGCAGACTCCACCCAAGTTCAATATCCGTGGTATTCCGACGCTGATGCTGTTCAAAAATGGCAACGTCGACGCTACCAAAGTAGGCGCACTGTCCAAGTCCCAGCTCGCGGCATTCCTCGACAGCAATCTCTGA
- the glp gene encoding gephyrin-like molybdotransferase Glp: MAANLTPVEEAIAHLLAKAPVMTESLLVPIAESLGRVLAQDYRVPADVPPADNSAVDGYALRAGDFTPGQVLPVSDRIPAGSAPAPLKPGTAARIFTGSEIPAGADTVVMQERVEVTGSGIEINSEVKADQNIRQRGQDLTEGDVALKKGTRIRPQEMGLLASMGIADVAVMKRLRVAILSTGDELVDPGTPLEPGQIYNTNRFTLLGLLAEAGCKVVLCETLKDTRSVTREALEGAAAQADLIITSGGVSVGEEDHVRAVLEDSGELSLWRLAIKPGKPLAFGSINGTPVLGLPGNPAAVLVTFLIVGMPYIRSCQGRLQIHPSGQQLPAAFNVSSPSVRREFVRARTESVNGQSRVSAYPNQSSGVLSSACWAGGLAVVPEQTTVTEGDLLTYFPFTELLS; encoded by the coding sequence ATGGCAGCCAATCTGACACCGGTTGAAGAGGCCATTGCCCACTTGCTGGCTAAAGCTCCGGTGATGACAGAATCCCTGCTCGTACCAATTGCGGAAAGCCTGGGCCGGGTACTGGCTCAGGACTACAGGGTTCCCGCGGACGTGCCTCCGGCCGACAACAGTGCCGTGGACGGCTACGCCCTGCGCGCCGGGGACTTTACTCCAGGCCAGGTACTGCCCGTATCAGACCGGATCCCGGCCGGCTCTGCCCCCGCTCCGCTAAAGCCCGGCACCGCCGCCCGTATTTTTACCGGCTCAGAGATTCCGGCCGGTGCCGACACAGTCGTAATGCAGGAGCGGGTTGAGGTTACAGGTAGTGGCATAGAGATTAATTCAGAGGTAAAGGCCGATCAGAATATCCGCCAGCGCGGCCAGGATCTCACTGAGGGCGATGTGGCCCTGAAAAAAGGTACCCGGATCCGGCCTCAGGAGATGGGGCTTCTTGCCTCCATGGGTATAGCGGACGTCGCAGTCATGAAAAGATTGCGAGTCGCGATCCTGTCCACGGGCGACGAACTGGTGGATCCGGGAACACCGCTGGAACCAGGGCAAATCTACAATACGAACCGCTTTACCTTGCTTGGCCTGCTGGCAGAGGCTGGCTGCAAGGTCGTATTGTGCGAAACCTTGAAAGATACCCGGTCTGTTACCCGGGAAGCCCTGGAAGGCGCCGCAGCACAGGCAGATCTGATCATCACCAGTGGTGGGGTTTCTGTTGGCGAGGAAGACCACGTGCGCGCTGTTCTGGAAGATTCCGGCGAGCTGTCGCTCTGGCGTCTGGCGATCAAACCCGGAAAACCTCTCGCGTTCGGGTCGATCAACGGCACGCCCGTACTGGGCCTGCCCGGCAACCCGGCTGCGGTGCTGGTCACATTCCTGATCGTGGGTATGCCCTACATACGCAGCTGTCAGGGCCGCCTGCAGATTCACCCTTCGGGTCAGCAGCTGCCTGCCGCCTTTAACGTATCCTCGCCCTCAGTGCGCAGGGAGTTTGTCCGCGCACGTACGGAATCTGTCAATGGCCAAAGCAGGGTCAGCGCCTACCCGAACCAGAGCTCTGGCGTACTGAGCTCTGCCTGCTGGGCCGGTGGTCTGGCGGTTGTCCCGGAGCAGACCACGGTTACTGAGGGTGACCTGCTAACCTACTTTCCATTCACTGAGTTGCTGAGCTGA